A genome region from Triticum aestivum cultivar Chinese Spring chromosome 2B, IWGSC CS RefSeq v2.1, whole genome shotgun sequence includes the following:
- the LOC123045814 gene encoding trihelix transcription factor GT-1 — protein MLLAGPQPPTPPLLLPESSGEDGGAHDHDSSSRASAPKKRAETWVQDETLSLIALRREMDNHFNTSKSNKHLWEAISAKMREQGFDRSPTMCTDKWRNLLKEFKKARSHARSSAGAGGNGSAKMAYYKEIDDLLKRRGKAAASPAGSGGGGGAAKSPTPTSKIESYLQFADKGFEDANIPFGPVEASHPLALTTADAVATNGVNPWNWRDTSTNGGDNQGTYGGRVILVKWGDYTKRIGIDGTAEAIKEAIKSAFGLRTRRAFWLEDEDEVVRSLDRDMPVGVYALHLDNGITIKLCTFEDADRMTVRTEDKTFYTEDDFRDFLSRRGWTLLREYSGYRVADTLDDLRPGAIYQGMRSLVD, from the exons ATGCTCCTCGCCGGGCCGCAGCCCCCTACCCCGCCGCTGCTGCTCCCGGAGAgcagcggcgaggacggcggcgcccACGACCACGACTCCTCCTCGCGGGCCTCGGCCCCGAAGAAGCGCGCCGAGACCTGGGTCCAGGACGAGACGCTCAGCCTCATCGCGCTGCGCCGTGAGATGGACAACCACTTCAACACCTCCAAGTCCAACAAGCACCTCTGGGAGGCCATCTCCGCCAAGATGCGGGAGCAGGGCTTCGACCGCTCCCCGACCATGTGCACCGACAAGTGGCGCAACCTACTCAAGGAGTTCAAGAAGGCGCGCAGCCACGCCCGCagcagcgccggcgccggcgggaacGGCTCCGCCAAGATGGCCTACTACAAGGAGATCGACGACCTGCTCAAGCGCCGCGGGAAGGCGGCCGCCTCGCCCGCGGGGAGTGGTGGTGGAGGTGGCGCCGCGAAGAGCCCCACGCCCACCTCCAAGATCGAGTCTTACCTGCAATTCGCGGATAAAG GTTTTGAAGATGCCAACATTCCATTTGGTCCTGTTGAAG CGAGTCATCCACTTGCCTTAACGACAGCTGATGCAGTTGCAACCAATGGTGTGAATCCATGGAACTGGAGAGACACCTCAACTAACG GTGGAGATAATCAGGGTACTTATGGTGGGAGGGTCATCCTAGTCAAGTGGGGTGACTATACTAAAAGAATAGGGATTGATGGTACTGCCGAGGCAATTAAAGAGGCCATCAAATCGGCCTTTGGATTAAGAACAAGGCGGGCTTTTTGGCTTGAAGATGAGGACGAGGTTGTTCGTTCCTTGGACAGGGACATGCCAGTCGGAGTATATGCTCTTCATCTTGATAATG GGATAACAATCAAACTCTGCACATTCGAAGATGCAGACCGCATGACAGTCCGGACAGAAGATAAGACATTCTACACTGAAGACGACTTCAGAGATTTTCTGTCACGGCGTGGTTGGACACTCCTTAGGGAGTATAGTGGCTACAGAGTTGCTGATACTCTGGACGATCTTCGCCCTGGCGCGATTTACCAGGGGATGCGCTCGCTTGTAGATTGA